In Silene latifolia isolate original U9 population chromosome X, ASM4854445v1, whole genome shotgun sequence, the following proteins share a genomic window:
- the LOC141618005 gene encoding uncharacterized protein LOC141618005 — MTSRYIQGPKSRKLEPFPTEKSPRTLKSKSLVKEVLSSLSEQHHEEDDEEVHDEDRQDEMEDGVESDDEDGTDDGNDDDGTDDGNDDDGTDDAEDDDEDGDDDGGDVESRLKNKSLQEGGTDIDNDEESADEEEDDEEDEKEKEDEEEEDQEDKEEDVKDAESQSGEDEEDDAEEKDDADEDDDADEEDESGKGQEDDGDEEEEDDKEEENEDDKEGSGEDDEDASDEDENDDADEYDASGQGDKTTSEPFIEVYKDIYIQLSATQMTTKRPKMMHRAKSREPNDRGKPRRIFKEEADDDASCQVVDQPTSEGNEKEDDDKDEEDDGNEKPDEENDDDKDEDNAGDKNEDNSKEDEATGNEDADGNDEKGEEGEKPKEADDETI, encoded by the exons ATGACTTCCCGGTATATACAAGGTCCAAAGTCGAGGAAGTTGGAACCATTTCCAACAGAGAAAAGTCCTAGGACGCTTAAGTCGAAATCCCTGGTAAAGGAAGTATTGAGCAGTTTAAGTGAGCAACatcatgaagaagatgatgaagaggtTCATGACGAGGACAGGCAAGATGAGATGGAGGACGGAGTGGAAAGTGACGATGAGGACGGGACTGATGATGGCAACGATGATGACGGGACTGATGATGGCAATGATGATGACGGGACTGATGATGcagaggatgatgatgaggacggggaTGACGATGGCGGCGATGTTGAGAGTCGTCTTAAAAACAAGAGTCTTCAAGAGGGTGGCACGGACATAGAtaacgatgaagaaagtgccgatgaggaggaagacgatgaagaggatgaaaaggaaaaggaggatgaagaggaagaagaccaagaggacaaagaggagGATGTAAAGGATGCTGAAAGCCAATCTGGTGAAG atgaagaggatgatgcagAGGAAAAGGATGATGCAGATGAAGACGATGATGCAGATGAGGAGGATGAATCTGGCAAAGGTCAAGaggatgacggagatgaagaggaggaggatgataaagaagaagaaaatgaagacgacAAAGAGGGGAGTGGCGAGGATGATGAAGATGCATCTGATGAAG ATGAAAACGATGATGCTGATGAATATGATGCATCCGGGCAGGGTGACAAAACAACTAGCGAGCC TTTTATCGAAGTTTAcaaagatatatatattcaaTTATCTGCTACACAGATGACAACGAAGAGGCCGAAGATGATGCATCGGGCCAAGTCAAGAGAACCTAACGATCGAGGCAAACCAAGAAGGATCTTCAAG GAAGAGGCCGATGATGATGCATCGTGCCAGGTTGTTGACCAACCAACCAGTGAGGGAAATGAAAAGGAAGATGACGAtaaagatgaagaggatgatgggAATGAAAAACCAGATGAAGAGAACGATGATGATAAAGATGAAGACAATGCTGGCGATAAAAACGAAGATAACAGTAAGGAGGATGAAGCAACTGGTAATGAAGACGCCGATGGGAATGATGAAAAAGGCGAGGAAGGAGAAAAACCCAAAGAGGCCGATGATGAGACAATTTAG